In the genome of Podospora pseudocomata strain CBS 415.72m chromosome 2 map unlocalized CBS415.72m_2.2, whole genome shotgun sequence, one region contains:
- the RAD16 gene encoding DNA repair protein rad16 (COG:L; EggNog:ENOG503NYAR; BUSCO:EOG09260NNR): protein MVQTRRSLAAGEIVVASPQPDSVPSVKQRGKPPAKKLALSTESSASPTPQAYSSASEYSTPLTSNVATPVPTEAPLTVPGKRIEVVLTTRRARARPSKVPEDDPYSVAPKRKRNVIEDSEEELSDYSPDAELARRLQKEEDAAAANFAIPSLQTKAKTRSRRAGLTKGKTEAMFTSPRARAPVRRYGKKNEEVSLPQTSKTRVGVKRPAIVSDSEDDDDDENDDDFEEVDSDDSLPLIKTRAARPPTGPIRNHDLNVAEGESEISEDDFDGTADDVSDDDGSNIASEVGSTAGAPTNRSNSAIRTAMANRRAYRSYANSRRVRNDRRRLEKNHPELTTMWEDLKNMPILKAGKAVQPTSISRQLKPFQLEGLAWMQAMEKTEWKGGLLGDEMGLGKTIQAVSLIMSDFPQPKPTLVLVPPVALMQWMTEIESYTDGTLKTLVYHGTNAKSKNIKMKDIKKYHVIIMSYNSLESVFRKQEKGFKRQGGLVKEKSVIHQTEFHRIILDEAHSIKTRTTMTAKACFALKVTYRWCLSGTPLQNRIGEFFSLIRFLNVRPFACYLCKHCPCKTMEWSMDEDSRCTECKHGGMQHVSVFNQELLNPIQKYGNSGEGAEAFKKLRVLTDRIMLRRLKKDHTDSMELPVKEINVERQFFGEAENDFANSIMTNGQRKFDTYVATGVLLNNYANIFGLIMQMRQVADHPDLLLKKHSEGGQNVIVCAICDETAEDAIRSRCKHDFCRTCVKSYLNSAEEPNCPQCHIPLSIDLEQPEIEQDETMVKKSSIINRIKMENWTSSSKIELLVHELHKLRSDNASHKSIIFSQFTTMLQLIEWRLRRAGITTVMLDGSMTPAQRQASIHHFMTNPDVECFLVSLKAGGVALNLTEASRVFIVDPWWNPAAEWQSADRCHRIGQTRPCTITRLCIEDSVESRMVLLQEKKTNMINSTINSDDAAMDSLSPEDLQFLFRGS, encoded by the exons ATGGTACAGACGAGGAGGTCGCTCGCAGCCGGCGAGATTGTTG TGGCGTCCCCTCAGCCCGACTCAGTCCCCTCGGTCAAGCAAAGAGGCAAACCCCCAGCCAAAAAGCTGGCTCTGAGCACAGAATCATCTGCTTCGCCGACCCCCCAAGCCTACTCCTCGGCAAGTGAATATTCGACGCCGCTTACTAGCAATGTTGCGACGCCAGTACCTACCGAGGCCCCCTTGACTGTTCCAGGGAAGAGGATCGAGGTGGTACTTACCACTCGGAGAGCCCGTGCTAGACCTTCAAAGGTCCCCGAAGACGACCCATACTCTGTCGCACCCAAGCGCAAGAGAAATGTCATCGAGGACAGTGAGGAAGAGCTCTCGGACTATTCCCCAGATGCTGAGCTTGCGCGGAGGTtgcagaaggaggaagacgctgctgctgccaattTCGCGATCCCCTCTCTCCAAACAAAGGCTAAAACCCGATCTCGGCGAGCCGGTCTAACTAAGGGCAAGACCGAGGCCATGTTCACTTCTCCACGTGCACGTGCACCCGTTCGCCGTTATGGTAAGAAGAACGAGGAAGTGTCTCTTCCACAAACATCAAAGACGCGAGTGGGTGTTAAGAGACCCGCCATCGTTTCAGATTcagaggatgacgacgacgacgagaatGATGACGACTTTGAAGAGGTCGACAGCGATGACTCTCTTCCGTTGATCAAGACGCGAGCAGCAAGACCACCAACCGGTCCAATCAGGAACCACGATCTCAACGTGGCTGAAGGTGAGAGCGAGATCTCTGAAGACGACTTTGATGGCACCGCCGACGATGTtagcgacgacgatggcagCAACATCGCGTCTGAAGTTGGCAGCACCGCTGGAGCCCCAACTAATAGGAGCAATTCGGCTATTCGCACAGCCATGGCCAATCGACGCGCTTACAGATCTTATGCGAATTCTCGACGTGTTAGGAAtgatcgtcgtcgtcttgaGAAAAATCACCCCGAGCTCACGACAATGTGGGAGGATCTGAAGAATATGCCCATTTTAAAGGCTGGAAAGGCGGTGCAGCCAACGTCCATTTCTCGCCAGCTGAAGCCTTTCCAGCTTGAGGGATTGGCTTGGATGCAGGCGATGGAAAAGACCGAGTGGAAGGGGGGCCTTCTGGGTGACGAGATGGGCCTTGGCAAAACAATCCAGGCCGTTTCCCTCATCATGTCCGACTTCCCGCAGCCAAAGCCGACACTGGTGCTCGTCCCTCCGGTTGCTCTGATGCAATGGATGACTGAGATTGAATCCTATACCGACGGTACACTGAAGACGCTTGTCTATCACGGCACAAACGCCAAGTCCAAGAATATCAAGATGAAAGATATTAAGAAGTAtcatgtcatcatcatgtccTACAACAGCTTGGAGTCGGTCTTCCGCAAGCAAGAAAAGGGATTTAAGCGCCAAGGAGGTCTTGTCAAGGAGAAGTCTGTCATCCACCAGACCGAGTTTCACCGCATCATTCTTGACGAGGCTCACTCCATCAAGACGAGAACCACGATGACAGCCAAGGCGTGCTTCGCCCTCAAGGTCACATACCGATGGTGCTTGTCCGGGACTCCTCTGCAAAATCGCATTGGCGAGTTTTTCTCCTTGATTCGTTTCCTCAATGTCCGTCCATTCGCATGCTATTTATGCAAGCACTGTCCCTGTAAGACAATGGAATGGTCTATGGACGAGGACAGTCGCTGCACCGAGTGCAAGCATGGAGGCATGCAGCATGTTTCGGTCTTCAACCAGGAGCTGCTCAACCCGATCCAAAAGTACGGGAATAGTGGAGAGGGCGCCGAGGCCTTCAAGAAGTTGCGCGTCCTGACGGATCGAATCATGCTCCGTCGGCTCAAAAAGGACCACACCGACTCGATGGAGCTGCCTGTGAAGGAGATCAATGTTGAACGTCAGTTTTTCGGCGAAGCTGAGAACGATTTCGCAAACTCGATCATGACCAACGGTCAACGCAAATTCGATACCTATGTGGCCACCGGTGTTCTCCTCAACAACTACGCCAATATCTTCGGTTTGATCATGCAGATGCGCCAGGTCGCTGATCACCCGGATTTGCTCCTGAAGAAGCACAGCGAGGGCGGCCAAAACGTCATCGTGTGCGCCATATGCGACGAGACTGCGGAGGATGCCATCCGATCTAGGTGCAAGCATGACTTCTGCCGCACATGTGTCAAGAGTTACCTGAATTCGGCAGAGGAGCCCAACTGCCCACAATGCCACATTCCCCTCTCGATTGATCTTGAGCAGCCCGAGATTGAGCAGGACGAGACCATGGTCAAGAAGTCCTCGATCATCAACCGGATCAAGATGGAGAATTGGACGTCCTCGTCCAAGATTGAGCTTTTGGTCCACGAGCTCCACAAGCTGCGCTCGGACAATGCCTCTCACAAGTCGATCATATTTTCACAGTTCACAACCATGCTTCAGCTCATCGAGTGGCGTCTCCGCCGTGCGGGTATCACCACTGTGATGCTTGATGGTAGCATGACACCTGCTCAGAGACAGGCTTCGATTCATCATTTCATGACCAATCCGGATGTGGAATGCTTCCTCGTCTCGCtcaaggctggtggtgtagCGCTCAACTTGACAGAGGCGTCTCGCGTCTTTATCGTCGATCCCTGGTGGAATCCCGCAGC TGAGTGGCAGAGCGCCGATAGATGCCACCGCATCGGGCAGACGCGACCCTGCACGATCACGAGACTGTGCATCGAAGATTCGGTAGAGAGCCGCATGGTGCTCCtgcaagagaagaagaccaaCATGATCAACTCGACTATCAACTCGGACGATGCCGCCATGGACTCGCTGAGTCCGGAGGACCTGCAGTTCTTGTTCCGTGGCAGCTGA
- the RAD7 gene encoding UV-damaged DNA-binding protein rad7 (EggNog:ENOG503NZ1M; COG:S; BUSCO:EOG092621X3), which yields MSRQTRTVGRRIMGPQSALTDFLASHNISANQIRLDAEARRRAAAQDNQEGQADAAQQQLLNENGDFDTQSPESDEDEPVVASTGRVTRGRSGAQATSEVERRKKEKEKHAIDKIKASKKFQKRKRDPDASDDDDDDIVRALFNERAKPLPGQMENCAICNTRFTVTPYSRNAPDGGLVCSPCGKELAKDDPAPKKKTKRASGGPVGARRQTQSRILDGTYHVGGKSLMSLCIQTLAKNIDLAEDLGDLPPKIVDKIARKLSKHRLLNPTTLSLFLKPSNQGVLVYDGAKLSADDFYRIFHSVPELKKLKVRNAIHFKDEVVEYLVDRHIVLEDLYLHGCNLISEGKWIEYLQKKGQPLRSLRVYWTDKHFTDAVLAVIPTSCPNLTRLKVCHNQAVTGEGLNHIAKIATLRHLSLDLREAIHPDVYVKLLTAIGPQLETLCLTRVPELDNTVLDALHMHCRNLKKLRITDSELMTDAGFGRLFTSTWSNPGLVFLDLQKCRQLESTKPRENPDGIGLCDEGFKALMAHSGKTLQNLNVHGCRHISCKAFEEVFTADKTYENMHKMEISFCEEVTDFVVGCIFRSCPNLRELNVFGCMKVKDVRVPKGKILVGVPNARGMVIEGED from the exons AT GTCCCGACAGACTCGGACGGTTGGGCGCCGTATTATGGGCCC ACAATCGGCCTTGACGGACTTTTTGGCT TCGCATAACATTTCGGCAAACCAAATCAGACTTGATGCTGAGGCTCGTCGTAGAGCGGCTGCCCAGGACaaccaagaaggtcaagctGATgctgctcaacaacaactctTGAATGAGAATGGCGATTTCGACACCCAGTCACCGGAATCTGACGAGGACGAGCCCGTTGTGGCATCTACCGGTCGAGTaacaagaggaagaagcggAGCCCAGGCAACCTCTGAAGTCGAGCGGCggaaaaaagagaaggaaaaacaCGCTATTGATAAGATCAAGGCCAGCAAGAAGTTCCAGAAACGTAAGCGCGATCCTGACGCTtcagatgacgacgacgacgacattgtCCGCGCGCTTTTCAACGAGCGTGCGAAGCCTCTACCGGGCCAGATGGAGAACTGTGCCATCTGCAACACACGGTTTACGGTAACACCGTACTCCCGCAATGCCCCTGACGGAGGCTTGGTCTGTTCACCTTGTGGAAAGGAGCTTGCTAAGGATGATCCTgctcccaagaagaagaccaagcGTGCCAGCGGAGGACCAGTGGGTGCACGTCGCCAGACCCAGAGCAGGATTTTGGATGGAACATACCATGTCGGCGGCAAGAGCCTGATGTCTTTGTGCATTCAGACCTTGGCAAAGAACATTGATCTTGCCGAGGATTTGGGTGACTTGCCACCCAAAATTGTAGACAAGATTGCTCGAAAGCTTTCCAAGCACCGTCTTCTCAACCCCACGACACTCAGCCTGTTCCTGAAACCAAGCAACCAGGGAGTGCTCGTATATGACGGCGCCAAGCTCAGTGCGGACGACTTCTATCGCATCTTCCATTCGGTCCCGGAACTCAAGAAACTCAAAGTCCGCAACGCCATCCACTTCAAGGACGAAGTGGTAGAGTATCTCGTCGACCGTCATATCGTCCTTGAAGATTTGTATCTTCACGGGTGCAATCTCATCTCCGAAGGGAAATGGATCGAGTATCTTCAAAAGAAGGGTCAGCCCCTGCGATCACTTCGGGTATACTGGACAGACAAGCATTTTACGGATGCTGTTCTTGCAGTTATTCCCACTAGCTGTCCCAACCTCACCCGCCTCAAAGTCTGCCACAACCAAGCAGTCACCGGTGAAGGCCTGAACCACATCGCCAAAATTGCCACTCTCCGCCATCTGTCCCTCGACTTGCGCGAGGCAATCCACCCGGATGTATACGTCAAACTCTTGACCGCCATCGGACCCCAGCTCGAAACACTGTGCTTGACCAGAGTCCCCGAGCTAGACAACACAGTCCTCGACGCCCTCCACATGCACTGTCGCAATCTGAAGAAGCTCCGCATCACCGACAGTGAGCTCATGACCGACGCCGGATTTGGCCGCCTCTTCACCTCAACCTGGTCCAACCCCGGTCTAGTCTTCCTCGACCTCCAGAAATGTCGCCAACTCGAATCAACGAAACCTCGCGAGAACCCCGACGGTATCGGCCTTTGCGATGAAGGGTTCAAGGCCCTGATGGCTCACTCGGGCAAGACGCTCCAGAATCTGAATGTTCATGGTTGTCGTCACATTTCCTGCAAggcgtttgaggaggtgttCACGGCGGATAAAACGTATGAGAATATGCACAAGATGGAGATTTCGTTTTGCGAGGAGGTGACAGATTTTGTGGTGGGGTGTATCTTCCGGAGCTGTCCTAATCTGAGAGAGCTGAATGTGTTTGGGTGTATGAAGGTGAAGGATGTGAGGGTGCCGAAGGGGAAGATTTTGGTTGGGGTGCCGAATGCGAGGGGGATGGTTATCGAGGGTGAGGATTGA
- a CDS encoding uncharacterized protein (COG:C; EggNog:ENOG503NWPS) yields the protein MASYAPSASSSDISTPRSTSPSSSSVASARSSHSSISTSKRMSISSSRRISAANPMSSVDIAAIEEAMRMANLDTLRGYQQKTYGEVKQFAETQYLSQNQALGYQVINEPMWNKGLSFTPEQRIAKNLTGLIPHVMEDSGKQCERALKMIRTRQTNIDRYLYLSSLKYQNADLFYRLLIDNAKELMPLVYTPTIGDVCLQYSTLYTRPEALYISIKQRKSIKTILKNWPYPNPEICVVTDGSRILGLGDLGVNGVGIPIGKLALYTAAAGIHPDKTLPIVLDCGTANETNLKDPLYLGLRSKRPSVAEQQEFMDEFMTAAAEVYPEMVVQFEDFESEKAFNYLDRYRNKYKCFNDDIQGTGAVVLGGYIGAVNLSGVPLEEQRLVFMGAGSAGVGVAKQLVEYYTKRGLSEQAAKDKFWLVDTKGLVTKDRGDKLAEHKKYFARGDNNGLQFKSLEEVIEYVKPTALVGLTATFGVFTESVVRALKASVDAGGLGRRPILFPLSNPLTKAECTFEQAVTWTDGTVIFASGSPFSQFTIKLGSDQAITYYPNQGNNVYVFPGIGLGAILAKATRVTDNMIYTSAAALAGSLNAEEVHKGLIYPRIERVRDASVIVAREVMKAARRDGVSALPEEQWLTWEEWGDPALDKYIKEHIYDPAL from the exons ATGGCTTCGTATGCTCCCAGCGCCTCTTCATCCGATATCTCAACGCCTCGgtcaacatccccctcatcgtcctcagTAGCGTCGGCCCGGTCCTCGCACTCATCTATATCTACCTCTAAGCGCATGTCCATCTCGTCTTCGCGCAGAATATCCGCCGCCAACCCAATGTCGTCTGTTGACATCGCTGCCATTGAAGAAGCCATGAGAATGGCCAACCTCGACACCCTCCGGGGTTACCAGCAAAAAACCTACGGCGAGGTCAAGCAGTTCGCCGAGACGCAGTACCTTTCCCAGAACCAGGCTCTTGGTTACCAGGTCATCAACGAGCCCATGTGGAATAAGG GCCTCTCTTTTACCCCAGAGCAGCGCATCGCCAAGAACCTCACCGGTCTTATCCCACACGTCATGGAGGACTCGGGCAAGCAGTGCGAGCGTGCGCTCAAGATGATCCGGACTCGCCAGACCAACATTGACCGCTATCTCTATCTGTCGTCGCTCAAGTACCAGAACGCCGACCTCTTTTACCGCCTGCTCATCGACAATGCGAAGGAGCTCATGCCTCTGGTGTACACTCCCACCATTGGTGACGTGTGTCTTCAGTATTCTACTCTCTACACCCGCCCCGAGGCGCTCTACATCTCCATCAAGCAGCGCAAGTCGATAAAGACGATCCTCAAGAACTGGCCATATCCAAATCCCGAGATCTGCGTCGTGACAGACGGGTCTCGCATCCTGGGCCTGGGCGATCTGGGCGTCAATGGCGTTGGCATTCCG ATCGGCAAGCTAGCCCTGTacacggcggcggcgggtatCCACCCGGATAAGACGCTCCCCATCGTTCTCGACTGCGGAACGGCCAACGAGACCAACCTCAAGGATCCGCTGTACCTGGGCCTGCGCTCGAAGCGGCCCTCGGTGGCCGAGCAGCAGGAGTTTATGGACGAGTTCATGactgccgctgccgaggtCTATCCTGAAATGGTGGTGCAGTTTGAGGATTTCGAGTCGGAAAAGGCCTTCAACTACCTGGACCGGTATCGGAACAAGTACAAGTGCTTCAATGACGACATTCAAGGCACTGGCGCTGTTGTTCTCGGAGG CTACATTGGTGCCGTGAATCTTTCCGGCGTTCCTCTCGAGGAGCAGCGCCTCGTCTTCATGGGCGCTGGCTCTGCCGGTGTCGGTGTCGCCAAGCAGCTTGTAGAGTACTACACCAAGCGTGGTCTCTCCGAGCAGGCGGCCAAGGACAAGTTCTGGCTTGTCGACACCAAGGGCCTCGTGACCAAGGACCGCGGTGACAAGCTCGCCGAGCACAAGAAGTACTTTGCTCGCGGCGACAACAACGGCCTCCAGTTCAAGTCTCTTGAGGAGGTTATCGAGTACGTCAAGCCAACCGCTCTTGTTGGCTTGACTGCCACCTTTGGCGTCTTCACCGAGTCTGTCGTCCGCGCCCTCAAGGCTTCTGTGGATGCCGGTGGTCTCGGCCGCAGACCCATTCTCTTCCCTctcagcaaccccctcaccaagGCCGAGTGCACTTTCGAGCAGGCCGTCACCTGGACTGATGGCACCGTCATCTTTGCCTCTGGCTCTCCCTTTTCTCAATTCACCATCAAGCTCGGCAGCGACCAGGCCATCACCTACTACCCCAACCAGGGCAACAACGTCTATGTCTTCCCTGGCATCGGCCTCGgcgccatcctcgccaagGCCACCCGTGTCACCGACAACATGATCTAcacctctgctgctgcccttgCCGGGTCCCTGAACGCCGAGGAGGTGCACAAGGGTCTGATCTACCCCCGCATTGAGCGCGTGCGTGATGCCAGCGTGATTGTTGCCCGCGAGGTGATGAAGGCTGCGCGTCGGGATGGTGTGAGTGCCCTGCCCGAGGAGCAATGGCTTACCTGGGAGGAGTGGGGTGACCCGGCTCTTGATAAGTATATCAAGGAGCATATTTATGACCCTGCTCTTTAA